The genomic DNA TTTTCCCCCATTGTTGAGCCATTCACTATATTTAGCTTATGCTGACCATCACCATCTTAGCAATTAACATTTTTCTGAATTCATTTACATAGAAGCCATAACTTCACCACCACGTGTGTaacaatacgagtagtacgtatacgctttgtctgctgagcgtcacgtgatcacagctgagctgaCGGTGGGAAATCATCTCCCATTCTAGGtctcagtcggcatgcctcactcatatagtcaacatccacaCGAGCGTATattgtttactatagcattgtgaccacgggggtattttccgtacgtcgcttaaatcatccgagatcagatgcctcatcttggatgagttaatgccagtgaaactcatccgggataagtcggtttttcaaacgcagccgtgtagtagattagtttagctggttCTAATCATccgagtgaaaagcccatatatattgagtctagaaaacatgatcagcaagtctttgataggctgcaacaaaatgacgaaagaacgggcgcattttttttttttttcacacacacagcgcaagaccttttattcgaaggacatgaagaatttcaagatttaatatgcacaaggggtaacactgcaaaagcagcccaaaccagaaaagacggctggcaaaaagtggccgacaaattaaacgctaagcagtgtgcattgtacttactgaatgcagcgtttcatttcctatgtgtcagattaattattatttaatatgtcataattccagatcaaacgtgagcacaaggagaacatgggaacaggttaaagtgaagtacaagaatatacttcaaactggtaaacattggtatataactatttaaagaattgttgacataaagaatcatatataatataaaaaacattaattttaaagctaataagaaggcagacaagcaaaaaacagctggaggtccatgcagtccagacctaacccctgcagaagagttggctctccagcaaaatgcccatcaccctgtttctgagggcattccagggggaagctcctcctcagaaccagtggcaggatgcagtggtcacttcatttcaggtaaaggatggtcattgcatatatttgtcctcaatgtgtgccataggtaggttccatatagccctcttgaacccgtgtctgaccaatgagatattgacaaagctcaaatatttgatgaagacactgtgtctgattattcatcaggaggagaggtacattttccaaataatgtttgatcaaactccactctgatcagtcccatgtgccccaatcacatttggaaatcctggtaatgagaatgttaggctgattgagattcttcatggaactgtgggtgtttttacttgtgtattacctacctgcaatggcatgaaacgcctcttttattgtctgcacacgcaagTGTCCAGGAaaaactatgaaaacctgaaggaaatatttcagagccaaacagactttacgaattgcctggcaaactgcacttttagatgatTTTCCGCAtcgtctacagtatataaaaaaaagtgccacttgcaagaaacctcaaagcaatgcatactgtctgtgtggttgtgacagCCCGactttgacttcgaatataaggtcctaataaatttttgaggtacaatattccccctcagctaaagcagtatctttcgaaaagaatttcctccgggagcaataaaggaccttgccgatcgcgcaaaaccctctctatatgaaattctcttcttataatttgcgtaccgatatcaattggtcactcattcatgaacagtgaagccatgactaaatgaattccacgcaaggacactgattaagtgtgtgagctaatccttgtttacatcgaacaaacctgctccgagcaggtttaaggatttggatgtgctgctatgacaacacatccagcaagagcttcaaaaaactgacagatccaggatcaggccaaatcgtcaacaattacatccggctaaacgagtaatccacgtacgaaaaataccccccacgtgtatgtgtgtgtgttgtagcaTGCGAATCTCcgttttgcaccccaaaacacaaaactgagtctcagtactttagcaacaccagctttatacACCTTGAGATAGGAAcagcagggtttttttttattgtagaggGATCTACCGCTgtcctatacacaaacacagcagtcaggcagggacACAGCCAGGTTAGTAGCCAAGTAATACTGCGCCCtgagcatttataatgttccttgtaggacccatcaacggcaggtacttatagcatgtctgtgatcttttcagatttgcttttacagccaactgctacagcactgggagcctgtggttgcttcGGGGGcactcttctgcgtgtcgtcccgttgggtggaatcccaaaagagtttagaaaccttacagtgcgtaaagcatttttttttttgtgtccaagtgtagtgactcttcaggcaaaagcaactatcattggataggttccttgttaaaagtcacaaaaaaagaagggattccgttagttagagtgaaagttcTCCTATGCAATAACCCCTTTCTCGTCttcctcacaccagccatgattcttttcaaaggtaaagtgcatgttaatttgttttatgtatttttactttatattttgtatgaataatttttatatgaatagttttgggttggggaacgaatcatctgagtttccattatttcttatggagaaattcactttgatatttatttatttatatttatatttatgttaggtagaatgcctagagggggttggGCGGTcacgtggtctggaacccctgcagattttatttttttctctccagccgtctggagttttttttgttttttctgtcccccctggctatcggaccttactctatgttaattagtgttgtcatattttaattcttactttgtcttttatttttcttttcttcatcatgtaaaacactttgagctacattatttgtatgaaaatgtgctataaaataaatgttgttgttgttgatatacgagtgctttggattacaagcacgtttccagaatgaattatgctcataatccaaggttccactgtatttgccaTGCAGAAATATAATTTCTACCAAAAACACTGATTGATCAGGTTAGGGATGTAGAACTGCTATTATTTTGAGCACAACTGTACCaggattgtaaagaaataactaacTTGGAAAAACACCAAAGTTAGAttttaaaatggatacatttgcattaacacatttttttcataaataagaGTTTGCTATAGACAGAAAATATTTTCTATATGTAACTGACAGACTGATGTAATATACTTACTTTATCAAAGCCCATTGCACAGAGTTTATCTATTTTTCTGGTGTATTCAGGACTTGAAACAGGTGCACCGGCGTAGACGTGTGACCAGAGCCGAGCTGTCTGTTTAAACATTTCAGGATTCTGCTTATACTGCAAtcaggaaaaaaacatttcaaaatatgtatTTGTCACAAAGACCAAAAGCATTTTTAGCATCTTGTTTCTGAGGACCAAAGAATTTCAGCATACCAGTTTTGCAATCTTTGATTTTGATATTTACATCAGAAGTTGCAACCGTCATCATACCTATGTATGAACTTGCCATCCAAGTGGAACAAATATGCTTTCCTTGTGTTCATGTTGGATTCCTCTCACAGTCCTAACACATGAGCAGGTGGGGGGTGTGGTTTGCATGAGTGTGCCATCTGAGAAAGTGGCTGTTTTTGCCAGACATGGTCTTTGTGTTGAAAAAAAGCTGGATGGATGTTACAATCCTCAGCTGATGCTACTTTTCCTGATGATGCAAAAAAACACTCATTTACATCTCTTTAACTGGAGGGCAGCTGGTTGTGGCACAGCTCTCACTGGTCAAGATACTAATAccaatacagtggggcaaaaaagtatttagtcagccaccaattgtgcaagttctcccacttaaaaagatgagagaggcctgtaattttcatcataggtatacctcaactatgagagacaaaatgagaaaaaaaaatccagaaaattacattatctgatttttaaagaatttatttgcaaattatggtggaaaaaaagtatttggtcaataacaaaagttcatctcaatactttgttatataccctttgttggcaatgacagagttcaaacgttttctgtaagtcttcacaaggttttcacacactgttgctggtattttggcccattcctccatgcagatctcctctagagcagtgatgttttggggctgtcgctgggcaacacggactttcaactccctccaaagattttctatggggttgagatctggagactggctaggccactccaggaccttgaaatgcttcttacgaagccactccttcgttacccgggcagtgtgtttgggatcactgtcatgctgaaagacccagccacgtttcatcttcaatgcccttgctgatggaaggaggttttcactcaaaatctgacaatacatggccccattcattctttcctttacacggatcagtcgtcctggtccctttgcagaaaaacagccccaaagcatgatgtttccacccccatgctttacagtaggtatggtgttctttggatgcaactcagcattctttctcctccaaacacgacgagtagagttttcaccaaaaagttctattttggtttcattcctcttctggatcatccaaatgctctctagcaaacttcagacgggcctgcacatgtactggcttaagcagggggacacgtctggcactgcaggatttgagtctcTGGCAgagtagtgtgttactgatggtagcctttgttactttggtcctagctctctgcaggtcattcactaggtccccccgtgtggttctaggatttttgctcactgttcttgtgatcattttgaacccacggtgtgagatcttgcgtggagccccagatcgagggagattatcagtggtcttgtatgtcttccattttctaataattactcccacagttgatttcttcacaccaagctgcttacctattgcagattcagtcttcccagcctggtgcaggtctacaattttgtttctggtgtcctttgacagctctttggtcttggccatagtggagtttggagtgtgactgtttgaggttgtggacaggtgtcttttatattgataacgagtaacagtaacaggtgccattaatacaggtaacgagtggaggacagaggagcctcttacagaagaagttacaggtctgtgagagccagaaatcttgcttgtttgtaggtgaccaaatacttattttccaccataatttgcaaataaattctttaaaaattagacaatgtgattttctggatttttcttctaattttgtctctcatagttgaggtatacctataatgaaaattacaggcctctctcatctttttaagtgggagaacttgcacaattggtggctgactaaatacttttttgccccactgtatactcacggataagttctcccacagataagtcgggacttgattttactgtataatttccgggatttttttttatgtcagtcatataagttgaatgcagaaaactcaaacTATTGGTCCAAaatattatgatatgctaacacccacctgagagagtaaccatggagcacactgcctttttttcctatgtattgtgcctatgtgaccacacagtaatatccAAAAtattccgaagtgacatttgcaccaattttttttttcttctatctcacaccctcatacacttttatcgtaagagcatcccttatctatgatggagcgttcaatcagaagaaaacatgaagatggttttaaattaaattttaaatttaaaagttattgaagtggcaaatgaaattggtaactgtgctgcagCAAACAAATTTGTCTGAAAAACTaatacgagattggaggaggcaagaagatgtaaaaaaaaaaaaaattaagtgttgtgtttttgaacgggtgtataagttgggatctggttttatgatcgatttttctatacgcgagtatatacggtacgtCTACATAAGAAGGTCTATTATTCCTTTCAATGTACAATGAAATGTCAAATGCCATATTTTCAGAACAATCACAAACTTTAAAAGgagatatatttaaatgtatcatcTTTTAAAGCTGGGGAACACAGTGCTGAATGACAAAGCCTCTGGTACTTGTTTTATTCAGGAACACAGAAATGTCTCCCTCAATCTACACAGGTACAGTGCATTAATATACAGCATTACAGACTATCTACCAAAGGTGGTAGTTAACACTGGGCCATTTTCTGTCTaggacaaaaatataattttaaatgttttaatctgatttaaagaaacaacaaaaaccaCATTCACCTGATTTGCTACCACTGCATCCTGAGGATCATCTGGTTCTGCCGCTGCCAACAATGCTTGTAACGATAACAACACTGTCCTTAAGGTCATGGCAGCAGCcctaaaaagtaattaaaaatatatattctgaaATTCAAAGCAACACCCCCCTCATTCCTATTTCTACAAAAAACAGCAAAGCACTttgtaaaaaatatgtatataaagcAAAACAGCATACTGCAGTGATAAATGCTACTTCTCTAAAGGTAAAGCTTGGGTCCCAGTTCCTTCATTATTATAAATTACTTGCAAAGAAAACTTACAATACTTTCTATGTTAAAAAATtgtatgtatatgttttattGCACTTTTAAAATGTGACACATAAAAATATCTGTAGTATTTTAATGCATATGCATGCTGATTAGAGTTGTTTGTGCAATTAGtgtttgttcctgaatttctgttaaaaaaaaacattttgtatgtttttctgaTGAGGTCAAAGCAATAACATGCTGAGCAGAACAGAAGCCCTAGGCAGTTCAAGACCAACTCTAGCCCACCTACCAAAGACCTCTATAATCAAGCATTCCAATAAACCATGGTTACTCAGACTTTAACACAATGAGAAAACTACTTACATTACATGTGCATTTTGGGTCTGTCTGTAATTGTTGGTGCATTAAGACTGACTTGATGGATGCAACTTAAGAATAACTAAGGTCAGGTGTTATGCAAAGCAACCTTCATGCATACTAAACAGTTATaaggaatgaaataaaacatcaaacaaatatcaaaatgacAGCATGTGTGCATTTTCAAGTAGCTATGTGTTGCCAGCTATaatctaaaacagaaaacattactacataaaaccatcatttacacTCTACAGCTCACTTATTAGGAGTTAAGCCTGAAAATAATTTTCCTTTAGAAGAAATCTTTCTTTCATAAAGACCAGCCTGAATTTAAGATTACTAAAATCAGTCCACTATCTGAAAACAATTACCCTAAAATAGCCAAAAAGAAATACAAGAATTCTATTTGATAAAGTTCTTACTGAATATGTAAAGGTACAGATCTAGAAAGGAAGCAGATTCTGCCATCTTACCATtgatcttttaaaatatccagacAAATTGCACCAGTAACTGAGCTTATATTCGGATGccatatttttgttataaatctaacctaaaaataaagaaaaacaaaatgtagagAATTTGGTGACAGATTTTAAACAGCTTTtgttaaagctgtttttttttttttttttaagtgaactcTTAAATACCATTATATTTTTTCCTACAAATATTGGTCTTAGTTGTTATcaccaatatatacagtatgtggaaaaAATGACTACTAAATTTGGAAATAACTcaaatttcattaataaaaacacatttaaatgtattttttcaacaGCTAATCAAAAGTTACAGAaaatattctgaaaagaatgaagtaaaagcacatttaaaaaagtcacacacaaacacaaaatccaAAATGTAGCAAAGAAAGGTTTTACAATACTCTGAAAATAATtcagtaaaatgttaataattcTGAGGATatattgaaaatgtattattctaATGGACCTTTACAAAGTCTTGCCAATTATTTTAATTACCTTTTTAGCATTTAGTATCACCAACTGTATGTAGGTGGAACTAATCTTGTATCTTTTTAGTTTGGAGGAAAAAACTAAAAACACTGTAAACTAAGAACAGTTAGTATATAATCTTTAAACATCAACAGATTTGGGACAGACTGAAGGGATTCTTGAGACACCAACTGTTCAGTTTTTAATGTGATTTATCTTCAGAAATAACCTAAGATCCCAACAACTATAAATCCCATAGATATTTAAAATGCTGAAGATTTTCAGAGGTATTTTTGTTACATATactcaaaaaaacaaatgtcGGCAGTGAAATCCATTTCATATGTGAGgattaataataaattttacaatCAAtgtgaattgaagacaggactcttagCCAGTGAATCAGGTGGAGAGGCAGATCTCCTATTCAAAGGCTCAAAATTATAGGACTGCGCTTCCCATTTTTGATTCCTGAattatctatttaacaatatttttgtgcaaaatgcaggagttttgcacattttgagcatatgaaTGGATAATTGACATGTGGATTACAGTACATGCATGTGACAAACATGTATgtgaagtacagtgcatccggaaattattcacagcgcatcactttttccacattttgttatgttacagccttattccaaaatggattaaattcatttttttccttagaattctacacacaacaccccataatgacaacatgaaaaaagtttacttgaggtttttgcaaatttattaaaaataaaaaaactgagaaagcacatgtacataagtattcacagcctttgccatgaagctcaaaattgagctcaggtgcatcctgtttcccctgatcatccttgagatgtttctacagcttcattggagtccacctgtgataaattcagttgattggacatgatttggaaaggcacacacctgtctatataaggtcccactgttgacagttcatgtcagagcacaaaccaagcatgaagtcaaaggaattgtctgtagacctccgagacaggattgtctcaaggcacaaatctgggaaaggttacagaaaaacttct from Erpetoichthys calabaricus chromosome 5, fErpCal1.3, whole genome shotgun sequence includes the following:
- the ube2kb gene encoding ubiquitin-conjugating enzyme E2Kb (UBC1 homolog, yeast), with translation MANIAVQRIKREFKEVLKSEETSKNQIKVDLVDENFTELRGEIAGPPDTPYEGGRYQLEIKIPETYPFNPPKVRFITKIWHPNISSVTGAICLDILKDQWAAAMTLRTVLLSLQALLAAAEPDDPQDAVVANQYKQNPEMFKQTARLWSHVYAGAPVSSPEYTRKIDKLCAMGFDKNAVIVALSSKSWDVETATELLLSN